The uncultured Bacteroides sp. genome includes the window AACCATGTTTTATAACATATAAATAATGCAAAATGGGCTATATTTTCCCTTATAGGGTTAATGATAGGGCTGTTGTTACAAACATATTGCAGCTTTTTAGAGCTATCGGATGTGTTTTGGGCGAATTTAAATGATCTTGGAGAGAGTTTCTTTTAAATGAAGTATTTATTAATCCTGATATCTAAGATGTATATAGAGTATATAACACAAATAGCCGCTGCTAATATCAGGCAACGGCTATTTGTAATGAGTATGATGTTCTGTCTTTGTTTACTTGGCAAAGCTTACAGAGCGTGTTTCGCGTATAACTGTAATTTTTACTTGCCCCGGATAAGTCATTTCATCCTGTATCTTTTGGGCTATTTCGTTAGACAAACTTTCAGTTTCTTTATCGTCAATCTTATCAGCACCTACTATTACACGGAGTTCACGGCCTGCCTGTATGGCATAAGTCTTGGTTACTCCAGGATAAGACATGGCCAATTGTTCCAAATCGTTTAATCGTTTGATATAGGCTTCTACAATTTCGCGACGAGCACCCGGTCGGGCTCCGGAAATAGCATCACATACTTGAACTATTGGTGCAAAAAGACTGGTCATTTCTACTTCGTCATGATGAGCACCTATGGCGTTACAGATATCCGGTTTTTCTTTAAATTTCTCGGCAAGCTTCATTCCCAGTAAAGCATGTGGTAATTCGGGCTCTTCGTCAGGTACTTTGCCTATATCATGCAGAAGTCCGGCGCGCTTGGCTTTTTTAGGGTTAAGTCCCAGCTCAGACGCCATCACGGCACAAAGGTTGGCCGTTTCACGTGCATGCTGCAATAAATTTTGCCCATAAGATGAGCGATACTTCATTTTACCGATAATGCGAATTAGTTCAGGATGCAATCCATGAATGCCTAAGTCAATGGTTGTACGTTTACCTGTTTCAATTATTTCTTCTTCTATCTGTTTCCTCACTTTTGATACGACTTCTTCGATGCGGGCAGGATGAATACGGCCGTCTGTTACCAATTGGTGCAAAGCAAGACGTGCCACTTCGCGGCGTACAGGGTCGAATGCTGAAAGCACAATAGCCTCGGGGGTATCATCCACTACAATCTCCACTCCGGTTGCAGCCTCGAGTGCACGAATGTTTCGTCCTTCACGACCGATGATACGTCCCTTGATTTCGTCCGATTCTATATGGAATACAGTTACTGAGTTTTCAATGGCTGTTTCGGTGGCAACTCGTTGAATAGATTGTATTACGATGCGTTTGGCTTCTTTATTAGCTGTCATTTTAGCATCATCCATGATATCATTAATGAAAGATTGCGCTTGAGTTTTGGCTTCTTCTTTTAATGATTCTATCAATCTATCTTTCGCTTCGTCGGCAGACAACCCCGAAATTGTTTCGAGCTTTTCTATCTCTTGGTGTTGCAATCTATCCAACTCGTCTTTCTTCTTATCAACGATTGTCAATTGCGATTCTAAGTTTTCTTTTACAGCTTCGGCTTCCGCTTTCTTTCGTTGAATTTCCTCTTGGCGCTGGGTGATAACCATTTCGCGTTGTTTTAATCTATTTTCTGCCTGCTGAATTTTTTGATTGCGAAGGGATACTTCTTTTTCCAAATCGGCTTTTTTGTTCAGGAACTTCTCCTTTACTTCCAGCAATTTATTCTTTTTGATAACCTCTGCTTCAGTTTCAGCTTCTCTCAGTATGCTGTCATATTTCGACTTCAAGATGTACTTGAAGAAGATAAATGATAGAGATCCCCCTACTATAAAGCACACAATGGATGCTACTATTATTACTGTCATTGTTATTTAATTTAAAAAATTTGTATAAATAAAAGCGCACTACCTAAATGCATAGATAATATTTATTATCATGCATTTGAGTAGTGCGCGTATTTTTTTTATCTCTGATAGAATGTTTTTATTCTTTCCTGAAATATTCTTCAAGGACTTCTGTTAACTCTTCTATCTTTTCCTTATACGGTTCCGTGTCATTACGCTGTCGTAATTTTAGGTTATCCAACGAAAATTCATAAGCAACCATGGCTATGATTTTTTCTGGATCCACATTCTTATAATGAGTCCGGTACGTATTGAGCCTGATATTAACCTGCTTAGCTGCTTCTCTAACAATTTCTTCTTCCTCTCTATTTATTTGGAGAGGATAGTTTGAATCTGCAATCTGCAGGTTTATCTTTATTTTATCGTTCATACATCTTATCTTTTCTTTATTCATTTAATAAAGCGATGCATTTATCGACTTCACGCACTAATTTTGACAATCGCAGTTTCGTCTCTTTTACGTCACTGCCGTTAAGGCTGATTGTCGTTGCTGTTTTTAGGTTAGTGTAGTTCGTTTCCAGTATCTTATAGTCAGACCATACCTTTGCGTTTTCTTCTTTTTTTCTTTCAAGAAGTTGCTTTAATTCAGCATTTTCACGCTTTAACTCATCGTGTAAATAGATCAAATGCCTGAGTCTTGCTTCAAAGGTAGATAATAACTTTTTTTCTTCTTCTGTCATTCCACACCAAAATTGTACACAAAAATACAATTAAGTCGGAGATTACAAAAACTTTTCGTTAGAAATTAATAGATTTCACTTAAAATAGTTGTTTGAGGCTAAAAAATGTTAGCTCATTAATTAATTTACAAGATAATAAGCCTATTATTCATATTATTTCCGAACTTCGTTTATATTACAGACGATTAAAAGTTATATTAATAGAGATACGGATATGTTGAAAGTACTGGTGACATTTGCTGTGAAAGATGAATTTGTTGAACTTCAGTGGACAGATGCTGAATTATATTATGTTCGTACAGGCATTGGAAAAGTAAAGGCGGCTTTTCGCTTGGCAGATGCCATTAATCAGGTACATCCGGATTTGGTAGTTAATATGGGTACTGCCGGCACCATTACTCATCGGGTAGGGGATGTTTTTGTTTGTCGCCGATTTATAGATCGCGATGTGCAAAAAATAAAGGACTTAGGGCTTGATTTTGAAATTAGTACCTCTACTTTGCTTGACGCAAAAGGGTTTTGCACTGAGTGGGGCAACGATGGAGTATGTAACACGGGCGATAGCTTTCTGACAGAACTTACTGATATAGAAGGTGACGTTGTAGATATGGAAGCATTTGCTCAAGCCTTTGTTTGTCAGGAAAAACAGATTCCTTTTGTTTCAGTGAAATATGTAACCGATGTTATTGGGCAAAATTCCGTGACTCATTGGGCGGAAAAACTGGCTGATGCTCGCAAGGGGCTTTTTGATTTTTTCTATGTTTTGAATGAAAGGTCAAGATGAAAGCACCTTGTTTGGCACGGGAGGAGAGGCTCGAACTCCCGACACCCGGTTTTGGAGACCGGTGCTCTACCAACTGAGCTACTCCCGTATTTGCGCGTGCAAAGGTAATCGAATATCTTGAACTCACAAGGGTCACAGCTGAAATGTTTTTATTAATAAGCTTCTACATCATCAGTAATTCCTGAAACATAATTCGATATGCCGCAGCTTTTTTCTCTAAAGAAAGCGGATATGCGCGCGAGGATGATGGCATGCGATATAATCTTAAAGCGCGTTCGCTATATATGAATTCACGAAAATCGCCTACTTTGGGCTCTTCTACCTTTAATTGTGTGCACAAAATGTCCGTTGCTTTCTGCCCCGTTGTTACAATGGCTTTGCAGTAAGGTAATTGTTCTACCAGTTTGCCTATATCCGTAGGCTGTATTACTTCTAAGTATTTATCTGAAGCATTATCTTGTAATCGACGTATGATCAATGCCGTATCGAAGAGTGCGATACCTTTCGTTTCCAAAAATTTGATAATACGCTCTCGGCAAAAAGCTTTTTTACTTGCGCTAAGAAAATATTCTTTATGTTCAAAGAAAAGCATACCCATTATTCGCCACATGTCATTATTGAGGTTTGGGTAGTAAAATTCCATCGACCATCGCTTCTTTTGAGGAGGAAAACTACCCAACATTAGAATCTGACTCTTTTGAGGTAAGAACGGCTTTAGCGGATGATTTTCGATAGGAGGTAATTCCATTTTTCTAGTCTTTTAATGAGTATTTCTGCCCTCAAATATCGCTTTTTTACTTGAAAGAAGAAAATGCTTGCTACATTTTAGTTTCACTATCACATTTAAAATGCTGTGTATCTTAAATTAATTAACTATTTTCGCACCTTTAATTATTTAGAAATAGTTCAGTTATGAAAAGAATCACTACAATCTTCTTCTTCGTGTTGTTTATTGCCGGTGGCGGTGTTAAAGCACAAAATATCCAGTTGCATTACGATTTCGGTCGCTCTTTGTATAACAAAGATCTAAAAACCCGTCCGTTGATGACCTCTACTGTTGAGAACTTTCATCCGGATCAATGGGGGAGTACTTACTTCTTTGTCGACATGGATTATACCTCCGAAGGTGTTGCTTCAGCCTACTGGGAAATATCCCGGGAATTAAAATTCTGGAAAGGTCCCTTTTCAGCTCATGTAGAATATAATGGAGGTTTAGCGAAAGGCTTTTCGTACGATAACGCATGGTTAACCGGTATCACCTATACTTATAACAATGCTTCATTTAGCAAGGGATTTACAATCACACCTATGTATAAGTACATACAGAAGAATGCTTCTCCGCAAAGTTTTCAATTAACCGGTACCTGGTATATGAATTTGAACAATGCACTGTTTACTTTTTCAGGCTTTGCCGATTGGTGGCGGGAAGAGACTTTTTACGGTAAAACCATTTTTCTTTCCGAACCTCAGATTTGGGTGAATTTGAATAAAGTAAAAGGCGTGAATGATAAGTTCAATTTGAGTGTGGGAAGTGAAGTGGAGTTGAGCAATAATTTTGGTGGACGTGACGGGTTTTATGTCATTCCTACCATTGCTTTGAAATGGACATTAAATTAAATAATCGGATGAAGACAGATTTAATTTATGCAATAGAAGATCGCCCCCCTTTTAAAGATGCCTTTTTTGCCGCTTTGCAGCATTTACTTGCTATTTTTGTTGCTATCATTACCCCTCCTCTTATTATTGCCGGTGCGTTAAAACTTGATGTGGATAAAACTAGTTTTTTGGTCTCTATGTCTCTTTTTGCTTCCGGTATTTCTACGTTTATTCAATGTAAACGGATCGGGCCGGTTGGCGCAAAATTGCTTTGTATACAAGGTACCAGTTTCTCTTTTATAGGTCCCATTATATCTACGGGCCTGGCCGGTGGCTTACCTCTTATCTTTGGCGTTTGCATGGCAGCTGCTCCGATAGAGATGGTCGTTAGCCGCACGTTCAAATACATGCGTACCATCATTACTCCTTTGGTATCCGGAATTGTGGTGCTTCTCATCGGTTTGAGTTTGATAAAGGTAGGCATTGTCTCTTGTGGAGGAGGATATGCTTCAATGGATAATGGTACGTTCGGATCCTGGCAAAATTTATCTATAGCCGGCTTGGTGCTGCTTAGTGTGCTTTTCTTTAACCGATGTAAGAATAAATATCTACGCATGAGTTCCATTGTGCTGGGCATTTGCTTGGGTTACGTAATCGCTTTCTTTTTGGGAAAGTCGGATATGAGTTCACTTAGTTCCGCTTCATTGATGGGTTTTAATATCCCTATGCCTTTTAAATACGGATTAGATTTTAATATATCCTCTTTCATTGCCATCGGACTTGTTTATCTCATCACGGCAATTGAAGCTACGGGTGATGTTACGGCTAATTTGATGATTTCAGGGCTTGATATAGAAGGGGAGAGCTATTTGAAGCGTGTCTCGGGGGGAGTGCTGGCCGATGGAGCTAATTCTCTTTTGGCCGGTGTTTTCAATTCGTTTCCGAATTCCATCTTTGCACAAAACAATGGCATTATTCAACTTACCGGTGTGGCGAGTCGTTATGTTGGTTACTACATTGCTGCTATGTTGGTTGTATTGGGCTTGTTTCCCATTGTCGGCACCGTCTTTTCGCTTATGCCCGATCCTGTTTTGGGAGGTGCCACATTACTTATGTTCGGCACAGTTGCTGCAGCCGGCATACGGATAATTTCTTCTCAGAATATAGGTCGCAAAGAAACCCTTGTTTTGGCAGTGAGTTTGTCATTAGGATTGGGTGTGGAGTTAATGCCCGATATTTTGACTAATGCACCACAAGCAATTAAAGGAATCTTCTCTTCCGGTATCACCACCGGCGGGCTTACAGCCATTATTGCCAATGTGGTGATACGCGTAAAAGATGAAAAAGCGGTTTAATTTTCTACTTGCAGGTTACTCATCTTATCAGTAATACTATATTGGAACGGCGGATACTCGTATAAACTGAAACGAGGTTCCGTCGTTCCTTCCGTATATCCCCAGATGGTAGCATATTCTTCCGGCTCTTCGCCCATAGATGCCAGTTGGCGCAAATAGGCTGCTATTGATTTATTCTCAACGATGAATACCTTATCCATGTGGTCTATAATGGGACTATGCCGCCGTGTTCCGTCGTGGTCAAATTTAAGAATTCGTTGCCCCTCCGCTGTGATGCCTATGGTAGTAAATGTCATACTTTTGCCAATGGCAGGCAGATTAAGCACATTGCGGTCGGTAGCCAGAAAAGGCAAATGATGATTCTTTAGGAAACGATTGATGCGTATGGCCGCCTCTTCGCCGGAATCGAGCAATGCGCACAACTCCTTCTTCTGCTCTTGTGTAAGTTCACCGGCCGATTTCTCTTCCAGCTGTTCTTGCATAGATCTACTATTGGGTGCAAACACAGCCTGATTTTCATTGAATCCTTTCACGGAGAAGGTATAATAACATACTACACCTAGTTTATTCAGTGTTTGTCGCAATTGAGTGGTATGTCCGCGCCGTGATGCTGCTACAGTGTATACCAATTGATTCGTAATCAGCCATCCTGCCGAAAGAATCTTTTCAATGGCTTTTCGTGCTTCGGCCGTCACTTCAAGCGGCGTTTGGAAGTGTGTTTGAAGAATGAATTGCTTAACCCCAATTGCTGATGCTTTTTCTTTAAATTCTCTGAGAACTTCTATCAAATCATCGTCGATGCGCATAGGCAGGTAAGCCGGGAGCCTTGAGCCCAGACGCACTCGTTGCAATTCCGCATATTTTTCACCTTCAGGCCGGCTCTCATTTGCTTTTCGTTTGCGTACAGCCATTCTATAAACAGCTTCGAGAATATTCTTTAGCGTTTTGTTCTGACTCATCAATGCATCTCCCCCCGTTATCAAAATATCACGCAACTGTGTGTCTTCTTCGAAATAATTCATCAGCCGTCGCAGCTTTTTGTCCCATGATTCTTTGGGTTTCAAAGACTCCAACTCAAAGTTGAGACGTTCACTTTGAAAATCGTACATACGTTGGCAAGAAGCACATAGTCCGCCGCAGGCGCGTCCCATCGTATCGGGAATCAATATAGCCACTTCCGGATATCGGCGATGAATGTTATGTCCTTCGGGTAGTAACCATCCGGCAGCATTCGGCTTTCCTGTCTCTACTATATCCTCTTTTTCCCAGGCACGGATATTGCCGTAGGTGTTTATCAATTCAGGAGAATACAGAATGTAGCTTCTGATGGCCTCATCGTCATATCCGCCTTCGTCCTGCACGTTGAGCAACGATAGATAATAAGGTGTGGCAAAAAAGGGCATGCCTTTCTTTTTGGCGCACCCCAATAGTTCCATGGTTTCGTCCGAAAGAGAGTTGTTTAGCAGCCGATTAATTTCATTAGGGTTTTTTGCCGCCATGGATAGCTGAAAACGATAATTGTTCCACCAATTGCTTACTAGTATGTATTTTTCTTCTTTTGTAGTTCCTTCATCAAAGTGAAAGCGAGATTGAGAGGCCTTCCTCTGCTCTATTCTGGTTATTAATAAGTGAAGCATGCGTTCTTTGTTTTGCGCTCGTATCTGCATCACCTCCTTATCAAGGCCCGTATTCCATTTCCCCGTTAATTTTTTAATCTTATCTATAGACGGTTTGGGTATATCGGAGTCTTTTAATCTGCGGAATTGAAAAAATAAGTCTAAAAATAAATCCGTGGTCATTTCTGCACCTTCGGTTTTGTTTGTCAGGAATCTCCAGAGAAGCGACAGGGTATTTACCTTCATTTCTTCTCCGGTAGAGAGCTCATTGATGGTTGTGCCATCATAATCAATAAAAAGTCGAATTTGCTCGCCCATCCTGCCTTCTGTTTTCAAACAGAGAGAAACGTACTCATTCATTCTTAGCCTGAAATCGCTTTCATTGAGGCAGCTTTCGGCTAAAGAGGTGAGTTCGGGAAACTCTTGTTTATACAATTGCTTGAGTTGAGAAAGGTTGAGAGACAGCATTTTCTTTTGTTTCATACACGTTGTTCTTTGTAGATTAATACTTGATTTTCGGATAAATATAACAAAAAAAAGCGAAAGGTCTATCCTTTCGCTTTTAAATTACGCTTTTCTTAACAGTATCTACTTATTTGCTAACTTTTTGCTACAAATAAGTGGTTGAGGAGTCTCGTTTAGTCCTTTTTGTCTCCTTTTTTGCTCTTTGGTTCCTTTTTTGCCAATAATACGACATTATATACATATTCAGACATCCATTTTTCGGAATATCCTAAACGTTCTTTGTACTGACGTATAGCGGCAGCTGTTTTGTGCACTTCATCAGCTTTCCATACTGTTTTTGTACATACATCATGTATCGTTTTTTCCGTCATGCCTCGCAGCAACTTTTTAAAGATTGACGGAATCCGGAATTTCCATTGCATCAGATTTCCCATTAGCATCATCAGATCATTAGAGAATCCCTGATACATAAAAAGGTATGACTGTACGTCGTTTTGTGTTTTGCAGTTTTTCTTTACCGATGCATTTATTTCTTTAAAGAACTCTTCGCTGAGTCCATAATCTTGCATCAGCATCTTGCGTGCTCGCGATTTTTCTGCCAATCCCAGTTTTCCTCCTTGCGTGCTAACCTTGAACATACGTTTAAAGTTAGCTACGTCGGGTACAAAATTGATGTTGGTAATTCCAAGGTTAACGGCTA containing:
- the rny gene encoding ribonuclease Y, with protein sequence MTVIIVASIVCFIVGGSLSFIFFKYILKSKYDSILREAETEAEVIKKNKLLEVKEKFLNKKADLEKEVSLRNQKIQQAENRLKQREMVITQRQEEIQRKKAEAEAVKENLESQLTIVDKKKDELDRLQHQEIEKLETISGLSADEAKDRLIESLKEEAKTQAQSFINDIMDDAKMTANKEAKRIVIQSIQRVATETAIENSVTVFHIESDEIKGRIIGREGRNIRALEAATGVEIVVDDTPEAIVLSAFDPVRREVARLALHQLVTDGRIHPARIEEVVSKVRKQIEEEIIETGKRTTIDLGIHGLHPELIRIIGKMKYRSSYGQNLLQHARETANLCAVMASELGLNPKKAKRAGLLHDIGKVPDEEPELPHALLGMKLAEKFKEKPDICNAIGAHHDEVEMTSLFAPIVQVCDAISGARPGARREIVEAYIKRLNDLEQLAMSYPGVTKTYAIQAGRELRVIVGADKIDDKETESLSNEIAQKIQDEMTYPGQVKITVIRETRSVSFAK
- a CDS encoding cell division protein ZapA, producing the protein MNDKIKINLQIADSNYPLQINREEEEIVREAAKQVNIRLNTYRTHYKNVDPEKIIAMVAYEFSLDNLKLRQRNDTEPYKEKIEELTEVLEEYFRKE
- a CDS encoding nucleosidase, with the protein product MLKVLVTFAVKDEFVELQWTDAELYYVRTGIGKVKAAFRLADAINQVHPDLVVNMGTAGTITHRVGDVFVCRRFIDRDVQKIKDLGLDFEISTSTLLDAKGFCTEWGNDGVCNTGDSFLTELTDIEGDVVDMEAFAQAFVCQEKQIPFVSVKYVTDVIGQNSVTHWAEKLADARKGLFDFFYVLNERSR
- a CDS encoding uracil-DNA glycosylase family protein, encoding MELPPIENHPLKPFLPQKSQILMLGSFPPQKKRWSMEFYYPNLNNDMWRIMGMLFFEHKEYFLSASKKAFCRERIIKFLETKGIALFDTALIIRRLQDNASDKYLEVIQPTDIGKLVEQLPYCKAIVTTGQKATDILCTQLKVEEPKVGDFREFIYSERALRLYRMPSSSRAYPLSLEKKAAAYRIMFQELLMM
- a CDS encoding DUF5020 family protein, encoding MKRITTIFFFVLFIAGGGVKAQNIQLHYDFGRSLYNKDLKTRPLMTSTVENFHPDQWGSTYFFVDMDYTSEGVASAYWEISRELKFWKGPFSAHVEYNGGLAKGFSYDNAWLTGITYTYNNASFSKGFTITPMYKYIQKNASPQSFQLTGTWYMNLNNALFTFSGFADWWREETFYGKTIFLSEPQIWVNLNKVKGVNDKFNLSVGSEVELSNNFGGRDGFYVIPTIALKWTLN
- a CDS encoding nucleobase:cation symporter-2 family protein, whose product is MKTDLIYAIEDRPPFKDAFFAALQHLLAIFVAIITPPLIIAGALKLDVDKTSFLVSMSLFASGISTFIQCKRIGPVGAKLLCIQGTSFSFIGPIISTGLAGGLPLIFGVCMAAAPIEMVVSRTFKYMRTIITPLVSGIVVLLIGLSLIKVGIVSCGGGYASMDNGTFGSWQNLSIAGLVLLSVLFFNRCKNKYLRMSSIVLGICLGYVIAFFLGKSDMSSLSSASLMGFNIPMPFKYGLDFNISSFIAIGLVYLITAIEATGDVTANLMISGLDIEGESYLKRVSGGVLADGANSLLAGVFNSFPNSIFAQNNGIIQLTGVASRYVGYYIAAMLVVLGLFPIVGTVFSLMPDPVLGGATLLMFGTVAAAGIRIISSQNIGRKETLVLAVSLSLGLGVELMPDILTNAPQAIKGIFSSGITTGGLTAIIANVVIRVKDEKAV
- a CDS encoding KamA family protein, whose product is MKQKKMLSLNLSQLKQLYKQEFPELTSLAESCLNESDFRLRMNEYVSLCLKTEGRMGEQIRLFIDYDGTTINELSTGEEMKVNTLSLLWRFLTNKTEGAEMTTDLFLDLFFQFRRLKDSDIPKPSIDKIKKLTGKWNTGLDKEVMQIRAQNKERMLHLLITRIEQRKASQSRFHFDEGTTKEEKYILVSNWWNNYRFQLSMAAKNPNEINRLLNNSLSDETMELLGCAKKKGMPFFATPYYLSLLNVQDEGGYDDEAIRSYILYSPELINTYGNIRAWEKEDIVETGKPNAAGWLLPEGHNIHRRYPEVAILIPDTMGRACGGLCASCQRMYDFQSERLNFELESLKPKESWDKKLRRLMNYFEEDTQLRDILITGGDALMSQNKTLKNILEAVYRMAVRKRKANESRPEGEKYAELQRVRLGSRLPAYLPMRIDDDLIEVLREFKEKASAIGVKQFILQTHFQTPLEVTAEARKAIEKILSAGWLITNQLVYTVAASRRGHTTQLRQTLNKLGVVCYYTFSVKGFNENQAVFAPNSRSMQEQLEEKSAGELTQEQKKELCALLDSGEEAAIRINRFLKNHHLPFLATDRNVLNLPAIGKSMTFTTIGITAEGQRILKFDHDGTRRHSPIIDHMDKVFIVENKSIAAYLRQLASMGEEPEEYATIWGYTEGTTEPRFSLYEYPPFQYSITDKMSNLQVEN